TATCCCAAATCAGAATTTATTTTCATTACTGCTAAGCCTGTTGTAATCCCAAAAACTTTTGCTTCAGGATATTTTTTTAGCGAGTAATCAAACACAAACGACTTTATTTTTTTTGCCAAACCAAGATTTCTGTAATCTGGATGAACAATTAAGCCTGAATGTGCTACAAACTGGCCATGTTGCCAACTCTCGATATAACAAAAACCTGCAAATTTCCCGTTGTCAAGTGCAATAACGGCGTCTTGAGTCTCCATTTTTTTCTGGATATACTCAGGCGTTCTTTTAGCAATACCAGTACCTCTTAAAAGTGCTGATAACTCTATTGTTTCGCATATTTCTTGCGCATATTTGTAGTGCTCTTCCTGAGTTGTGACAATGGAAATGTTCATTTCAAAAGTAGAATTTGGATGTTATAAAATGATTTTTGATTAAAAGCTAAAATGAATTTTAGGCAATATGAATTTGCACTAAAATCTAAAGAATAGATGTAGTATTTTGATTTACAATAAAATACAGTAAATACTATAAAAAATAAAGGATATAATAATCCAATAGAGTTTGATAATGTCAAAACAAAAAAAATGAAAATATGAATAAATGAGAAACAGCTCTAGGAAAATATAGTTATAGTGTCCGTACTTCGGGAGAAGCGGTTAGCATGTTTGTCCGTGACAAAGAAGTTATATGTACGTTTGTATTATTCACAGCTGCAAAAGTACATTTTTTTTTGAATTTCAACTATTTAATTTTTATTTGTAACAAATTATGTAACTATTGTGTTATTAAAAAAAAAAAAAAAACTCCTAGAACGTAGTGCTCTAGGAGTTTTAATGAAAGATTTATAAAGGTTAGTTTCTAAATCTATTTTGAGTAATAATGTTTTTAATTTTTGCTTTTAGATCTTGACCAGTATCATAAATCATTTGTTCGCTGTTAGGGAACATAACAGGTTTTCTGTCAAAATACGCAAAATAGTTATCGTCCGAGGCGCGTCTGTCTCCATTACAAGTGGCATAAGTATTTTCAAAAACAAACTCGCTTGTCAAAGGAAATGTTTGAATTAGTTGATTGGTTCTTAGATTAACGTAATCTATTTTAGCTGTAACTTGCGAAGATTTAAATTGTCTGAATTCATAAATTCTGGCGGTTACCGTTTTTAAATTGTCAACCATTACTACTTTTCCTTTTTCATCTAGAACCTCTTTACCATTAGCATCAATTAGTTTTTTTACACCGTCTTTTATCACTCGTTCTTTAACAAATTCGCGTTCTTTAACTTGTTCTGGTGAAATAAAAATATCTCTAAAATTGATGACCATTCCATAATCATAAACAATACCTTTTTGTTTGTTGTTGTGATAAACTGTCCAAGCATCATTTAATCCAAAAGTGCTAAAATCTAACAAGTCATCTTGCAAACGTGCTGGGATGATCATGTTTGTCTCATTTTTTGTAGTAACCGAAACAAAATCACAGCCTTTAAATTTTGCTTCATCCATTAATTTTAAAACGTCTTTATAGTTTGGATTGATCTGGTTGAGATAATTTAAGTCATTAAATGCTTTTCTAAAATTCATTTTATCATTTGACACCATTAATTTCTTTGCATTTGCATATAAATAAGCCGCTAGTGCATTTTTACTACTTACAATTTTATCACTATAATCATCAAAGGGAAAGATGGCATTTCTACCTTCGTTTAATAATTTTAAGGGTAAAATTGGTTTTATGTTTTCTTGTCTTTGATTTAATTGTACATAGGTGTTATAAATTTTTTCTAGCTGAGCAGGATTATTTTCTTTAGTCCACAAGTTAATATAGTTGAGATCTCTATCTTTAGCTTTGGCGAAAGCCTCTTCCAGGAGATAAACGTAATCTTGTTTTCCTTTTTTATCCTTGTTACTTCTTAAACTTGAAATAGCATTATCTATTGCTTGATCATAATTACCTGAGCTTAATGCATTTTGGGTTTGCTTTACTCCACAGGAGGAAATAAAAATAAATAAGATAAATAGAGTAGTAATTTTTTTCATAAGCGTTAATTTTAGGGGTAGAATGTTGAGCAATATTTTTTATTTCTAGCGA
This portion of the Flavobacterium sp. CECT 9288 genome encodes:
- a CDS encoding GNAT family N-acetyltransferase, encoding MNISIVTTQEEHYKYAQEICETIELSALLRGTGIAKRTPEYIQKKMETQDAVIALDNGKFAGFCYIESWQHGQFVAHSGLIVHPDYRNLGLAKKIKSFVFDYSLKKYPEAKVFGITTGLAVMKINSDLGYKPVPFSELTNDPSFWKGCQTCTNYEILKSKDNKMCLCTGMLYDPNEKPKDPPKHPFNVRIWNRLKKIKQAVFLDK